The proteins below come from a single Juglans regia cultivar Chandler chromosome 12, Walnut 2.0, whole genome shotgun sequence genomic window:
- the LOC109010387 gene encoding alpha carbonic anhydrase 8-like produces the protein METQAPRPRPLFRLPTILARPTAPVDPIPNPAPAPEPRPPMLRPASIRPLAGTFQQPQSQEPTPRPSAVVSPAARGTAPLAPEPPKTIEPIVQTLPQSPKPKPTAPPPSALTILPSQLKSQGELEQKIQMEVQQRDVVVRIKTIGKEEVSKEYETKEMVKSSCKNILDLEQVGMRVITIAGENKGAFMKLIQSSKKHEVVHKNENPKTKSLGNDWESTSSNEAVGNLKKNKSHKEKVTSSMPMKAFVNSNVQSINNSILYSCSCTHHDPGVHLALSRN, from the coding sequence ATGGAGACCCAGGCCCCCCGCCCTCGTCCTTTGTTCCGTTTACCTACAATATTAGCTCGCCCAACCGCCCCAGTTGATCCAATCCCGAACCCTGCCCCTGCTCCGGAGCCACGCCCACCTATGCTTAGGCCTGCATCAATAAGGCCACTGGCCGGGACGTTTCAACAACCTCAATCTCAAGAACCCACCCCACGACCATCTGCGGTTGTTAGTCCAGCAGCCAGAGGTACTGCCCCGCTAGCACCAGAACCTCCTAAAACCATTGAGCCTATTGTTCAAACCCTACCTCAATCCCCTAAGCCCAAGCCTACGGCTCCACCACCATCTGCTTTGACCATTTTGCCTTCCCAATTGAAGTCGCAGGGCGAGCTTGAGCAGAAGATCCAAATGGAGGTCCAGCAGAGAGATGTGGTGGTTCGGATCAAGACCATTGGAAAGGAAGAAGTTTCAAAAGAATATGAAACCAAGGAGATGGTGAAAAGtagttgcaaaaatattttggatttaGAGCAAGTGGGTATGAGGGTTATAACAATTGCAGGAGAAAACAAAGGCGCCTTCATGAAACTAATCCAGTCCTCAAAGAAACATGAAGTTGTTCACAAGAAtgaaaatcccaaaacaaaaagcCTTGGCAATGACTGGGAAAGCACTAGTAGCAATGAGGCCGTGGGGAATCTGAAGAAGAATAAAAGTCATAAAGAAAAAGTGACAAGTTCAATGCCCATGAAGGCATTCGTGAACAGCAATGTGCAGAGCATTAACAACTCCATCCTCTACAGTTGTTCATGCACTCACCATGATCCTGGGGTGCACCTTGCTCTCTCTAGAAACTAA